The window GGCAAATTTCGGTATATCAAACACAGGAGGACTCTTTTCCAGGAAATCAAAAAATATGTAACTGTTACCCTGTGCCTGCATCTTAGTAAAGTGTAAGTTCACTTGATTGTCATTCATAATATTCTCACTACTCAATCCTATTTATTTTGTAAAATTTCATTGAATATCTCTTGAAACTCGAAAACACCCTTTTTGTCTTTTATCCAGTGGGCTGCTTTCAGAGCACCAACAGCAAAACCTTCTCTGTTACGAGCGGTATGTTTGAGTTCTATTGTATCGAAAGGGGAATCGAAACCAATGATATGAGTTCCGGGAATACTACCGCCACGAATACTAGCGAAGTGAAATTCATCTTCGGATATTTTACGATTTAAACGATCAAATTGAGCAGTTTTCTTAGCTGGGAAATTTGATAAAATGATCTCAGCCAGTTCACGGGCAGTGCCTGAAGGGCTATCGGCTTTCTTCTTATGATGGAGCTCATAACCAAAAACATCATAGATTTCTGCTTTGGACATTATCTTGGAGCAATATTCTGTGATCAGAAAGAAGAGATTCATCCCCAGTGAAAAATTACCGGCATATACTAGCCCCCTGTCATGCATACGAACTAAATTCTCGATATTAGATAGATTATCATACCATCCGGTAGTGCCTATGACCATGTTTTTCCCGGCAGAGCAGATTAACTCAACGTTGTGAAGAACTGTTTCCGGTAAGGAAAAATCAAGGCAGACATCAACATCTTGGAAGAAGGAATCATCAATATCTTCGTTGAATTTGTCACTGTTAGGATCGAAAATCTTTACTACTTGACAGTCGTTTTGGGGAGCAAGCTTTTCCAGCATCTGCCCCATTTGACCATACCCGAAAAGAGCTATTCGTAACATCAATTCTTCCTCTCAGCATAAAGTCGCAGAAACTCTTTTACCCATAAAACACCATTTTTCAGATCTGTAATGCTGATATTTTCCTGTAGGGTATGGACATCTTTCATCCCCGTACCAATAACGATCGTCTTGATCCCGTGAAGATTCAATATATTGGCATCACTGCCACCGCCACCCTTATA is drawn from Candidatus Cloacimonadota bacterium and contains these coding sequences:
- the dapB gene encoding 4-hydroxy-tetrahydrodipicolinate reductase produces the protein MMLRIALFGYGQMGQMLEKLAPQNDCQVVKIFDPNSDKFNEDIDDSFFQDVDVCLDFSLPETVLHNVELICSAGKNMVIGTTGWYDNLSNIENLVRMHDRGLVYAGNFSLGMNLFFLITEYCSKIMSKAEIYDVFGYELHHKKKADSPSGTARELAEIILSNFPAKKTAQFDRLNRKISEDEFHFASIRGGSIPGTHIIGFDSPFDTIELKHTARNREGFAVGALKAAHWIKDKKGVFEFQEIFNEILQNK